From Camelina sativa cultivar DH55 chromosome 7, Cs, whole genome shotgun sequence, one genomic window encodes:
- the LOC104702456 gene encoding trihelix transcription factor GT-2 has product MSGNSSGPLESSGGGVGGSGEEEKDMKMEETGEGAGGGGNRWPRPETLALLRIRSEMDKAFRDSTLKAPLWEEISRKMMELGYKRSAKKCKEKFENVYKYHKRTKEGRTGKSEGKTYRFFEELEAFETLNSYQHEPESQPAKSSAAVATAAITTSLIPWIISNNPSTEKSSLPLKHQHQASVQPITTNPTFLAKQPSATMPFPFYSNNNTTTVSQPPISNDLMNNVSSLHLFSSSTSSSTASDEEEDHHQGKRSRKRRKYWKGLFTKLTKELMDKQEKMQKRLLETLENREKERISREEAWRVQEIARINREHETLIHERSNAAAKDAAIISFLHKISGGQQQQPQQQNHHKPAQRKQYQSDHSITFESKEPRPVLLDTTMKMGNYDTNHSISPSSSRWPKTEVEALIRIRKNLEANYQENGTKGPLWEEISAGMRRLGYNRSAKRCKEKWENINKYFKKVKESNKKRPLDSKTCPYFHQLEALYNERNKSGAMPLPLPLPQMVTPQRQLLLSQENQTEFETDQRDKVGDKEDDEEGESEEDEYDEEEEGEGDNETSEFETVLKKTSSPMDINNNLFT; this is encoded by the exons ATGTCTGGAAACTCTTCAGGCCCGTTAGAGAGTTCGGGTGGCGGCGTGGGCGGTTCCGGTGAAGAGGAAAAGGATATGAAGATGGAAGAAACCGGCGAAGGAGCCGGCGGTGGAGGAAACCGGTGGCCAAGACCGGAGACTTTAGCTCTGTTGAGAATACGTTCTGAGATGGATAAAGCTTTTCGTGACTCTACTCTTAAAGCTCCCCTATGGGAAGAAATCTCcag GAAAATGATGGAGCTTGGTTACAAGAGAAGTGCAAAGAAATGCAAGGAGAAGTTTGAGAACGTTTACAAGTACCATAAACGTACCAAAGAAGGTCGTACCGGGAAATCCGAAGGCAAAACGTACCGGTTTTTCGAAGAGTTAGAAGCTTTCGAGACTCTCAATTCCTATCAACATGAACCTGAGTCGCAACCCGCGAAATCTTCTGCAGCTGTTGCAACTGCAGCCATAACCACTTCTTTGATACCGTGGATTATCTCTAACAATCCATCAACTGAAAAAAGTTCTTTACCGTTGAAGCATCAACATCAGGCTAGTGTACAACCCATCACCACAAACCCTACCTTCCTCGCCAAGCAACCATCTGCTACGATGCCTTTCCCTTTCTATAGCAACAACAATACTACTACTGTTAGTCAGCCGCCAATTTCGAATGACTTGATGAACAATGTTTCATCGCTGCATCTTTTCTCGAGCTCAACTTCTTCATCTACTGCTtctgacgaggaagaagatcatCATCAGGGCAAGCGATCGAGAAAGAGGAGGAAGTACTGGAAAGGTTTGTTCACAAAGCTGACAAAAGAGTTGATGGATAAACAAGAGAAGATGCAAAAAAGGCTCTTGGAAACATTGGAGAATcgcgagaaagagagaatctcAAGAGAAGAAGCTTGGAGAGTCCAAGAGATAGCGAGAATCAACAGAGAACACGAAACATTAATCCATGAGAGGTCCAACGCTGCAGCTAAAGACGCTGCTATCATATCCTTCTTACACAAAATCTCCGGAGGACAACAGCAACAACCGCAACAACAGAATCATCATAAGCCAGCACAAAGGAAACAATATCAAAGCGATCATTCAATAACGTTCGAGAGTAAAGAACCAAGGCCGGTTCTATTGGATACAACAATGAAGATGGGGAATTATGATACCAACCATTCGATATCTCCTAGTTCTTCAAGATGGCCTAAAACCGAGGTCGAGGCCTTGATAAGGATTAGGAAGAATCTTGAAGCTAACTACCAAGAAAATGGTACCAAGGGGCCATTATGGGAAGAGATATCTGCAGGGATGAGAAGATTGGGGTACAATAGAAGCGCAAAGCGATGCAAagagaagtgggaaaacataaacaaatacttCAAGAAAGTCAAAGAGAGCAACAAGAAACGACCACTTGATTCCAAGACTTGCCCATATTTTCACCAGCTCGAAGCTTTATACAACGAGAGGAACAAAAGTGGGGCAATGCCACTGCCATTGCCGTTGCCTCAAATGGTAACTCCACAGAGACAGTTGCTTCTCTCACAAGAAAACCAGACTGAGTTTGAGACTGATCAGAGGGACAAAGTTGGTGATAAAGAAGATgacgaagaaggagagagtgaagaagatgaatacgatgaagaagaagagggcgAAGGAGACAATGAGACAAGTGAGTTCGAGACTGTCTTGAAAAAAACATCTTCACCTATGGATATCAACAATAATCTTTTCACCTAA